In Blastopirellula sediminis, the following proteins share a genomic window:
- the eno gene encoding phosphopyruvate hydratase: MSFIVDIRGLQVLDSRGNPTVEVEVTLDDGAVGRAAVPSGASTGAHEANELRDGDKSVYVGKGVTKAVENVNTVLAEVLLGEDALNQTEIDRKMIELDGTPNKSKLGANAILGVSLATAKAAAQSSGLPLYRYLGGVGARLLPAPMMNILNGGSHADNNVDVQEFMVMPLGFDNFSDALRSGVEVFHSLKGVLKGKGLNTAVGDEGGFAPNLGSNIEALDLIMESIEKAGYKPGEQVFIALDCASSEYYNGETKKYTMDGKEFDSAAMVDFLADWAAKYPIVSIEDGCDEDDWAGWKMLTEKLGSKVQLVGDDLFVTNTERLARGIKEGIANSILIKVNQIGTLTETINAIAMAHNNGYTSISSHRSGETEDSFIADLAVALGCGQIKTGSASRSDRMAKYNQLLRIEAELGENAKYGGPIFPAMKNK; this comes from the coding sequence ATGAGCTTTATTGTTGACATTCGTGGCCTGCAAGTGCTCGACAGCCGCGGCAATCCGACCGTCGAAGTCGAAGTGACCCTGGATGACGGCGCCGTCGGCCGCGCCGCCGTGCCGAGCGGAGCCAGCACCGGCGCTCACGAAGCGAACGAACTGCGCGACGGCGACAAGAGCGTCTATGTCGGCAAGGGCGTCACCAAGGCGGTCGAAAACGTCAACACCGTCCTGGCCGAAGTGCTGCTGGGCGAAGACGCGCTGAACCAGACCGAAATCGACCGCAAGATGATCGAGCTCGACGGCACGCCGAACAAGAGCAAGCTCGGCGCCAACGCGATCCTCGGCGTTTCGCTCGCCACGGCCAAGGCCGCCGCGCAAAGCTCGGGCTTGCCGCTGTACCGCTATCTGGGCGGCGTCGGCGCTCGCCTTCTGCCGGCCCCGATGATGAACATCCTCAACGGCGGTTCGCACGCTGACAACAACGTCGACGTCCAAGAATTCATGGTCATGCCGCTCGGCTTCGATAACTTCAGCGACGCGCTCCGCAGCGGCGTGGAAGTCTTCCACAGCCTCAAGGGCGTTTTGAAGGGTAAGGGCCTGAACACCGCCGTCGGCGACGAAGGCGGTTTCGCTCCGAACCTCGGCAGCAACATCGAAGCCCTCGATCTGATCATGGAATCGATCGAAAAGGCTGGCTACAAGCCGGGCGAACAGGTCTTTATCGCCCTCGACTGCGCCTCCAGCGAGTACTACAACGGCGAAACCAAGAAGTACACGATGGACGGTAAAGAGTTCGACTCGGCCGCCATGGTCGACTTCCTGGCCGACTGGGCCGCGAAGTACCCGATCGTTTCGATCGAAGACGGCTGCGACGAAGACGACTGGGCCGGTTGGAAGATGCTGACCGAAAAGCTCGGCAGCAAGGTTCAGCTGGTCGGCGACGACTTGTTCGTCACCAACACCGAACGTCTGGCTCGCGGCATCAAAGAAGGGATCGCCAACAGCATCCTGATCAAGGTCAACCAGATCGGCACCTTGACCGAAACGATCAACGCGATCGCCATGGCTCACAACAACGGCTACACCAGCATCTCGAGCCATCGCAGCGGCGAAACCGAAGACTCGTTCATCGCCGACCTGGCGGTCGCCTTGGGCTGCGGTCAGATCAAGACCGGCTCGGCCTCGCGTAGCGATCGTATGGCGAAGTACAACCAACTGCTCCGCATCGAAGCCGAACTGGGCGAAAACGCCAAGTACGGCGGCCCGATCTTCCCGGCGATGAAGAACAAGTAG
- a CDS encoding zinc-dependent alcohol dehydrogenase yields the protein MRPFIAGRCDGDTLPIHTPVSRAFQFGIHLGMVDPIVGQICGKVPFQGPFGIGHECVAEVIAVGEDVHTRQIGDIVIVPWAVSCGECLECQRGLTAKCSTFRQQVLGAYGFGACCGPWGGMIVDELRVPIADHMLVPVPGGVPPLRVAAASDNLADAWRCIVPPLTERPGGSVLVLGGAAKSIGLYAAGIAVRQGAASVTYVDNDKTRLEIAAQLGAEVVELPSNRRRSLASQISQRYDITVEASSRSDGLDSAIRLLAPGGICTAVGYYIAPGTKVPIMHMYATSATLKVGVSHVRPILPELLNFVAQEQFPAEAVTTLVADWDDAPEAYKAHTTKLVLQRAPLGLGG from the coding sequence GTGCGTCCCTTCATCGCCGGCCGCTGCGATGGCGATACCTTGCCGATCCACACGCCGGTTTCCCGCGCGTTCCAGTTTGGCATACACCTGGGGATGGTTGATCCGATTGTGGGGCAGATCTGCGGCAAAGTGCCGTTTCAGGGTCCCTTTGGAATCGGCCATGAATGCGTCGCGGAAGTGATCGCGGTGGGCGAAGATGTCCACACGCGTCAAATCGGCGATATCGTCATCGTTCCGTGGGCCGTGTCGTGCGGCGAGTGCCTCGAATGCCAACGCGGGCTCACCGCCAAGTGCTCTACCTTTCGTCAGCAGGTTCTGGGGGCGTACGGCTTTGGCGCTTGTTGCGGGCCTTGGGGCGGAATGATCGTGGACGAGCTCCGCGTCCCGATCGCTGATCATATGCTCGTTCCGGTCCCGGGGGGCGTTCCGCCGCTGCGGGTCGCTGCGGCCAGTGATAATCTGGCGGATGCGTGGCGCTGCATCGTACCTCCGCTTACAGAACGTCCCGGCGGATCGGTACTCGTCTTGGGAGGCGCCGCGAAAAGCATTGGTCTGTATGCGGCGGGCATTGCAGTCCGCCAAGGAGCGGCGAGCGTCACTTACGTCGACAACGACAAAACGCGTCTGGAAATCGCAGCGCAGTTGGGCGCGGAGGTAGTAGAACTTCCCTCCAACCGTCGACGCTCGTTGGCGAGCCAGATTTCGCAGCGTTACGACATTACGGTCGAAGCTTCGTCGCGCAGCGATGGACTCGACTCGGCGATCCGCTTGTTAGCGCCCGGCGGCATTTGCACCGCGGTCGGATACTACATCGCCCCAGGGACCAAAGTCCCGATCATGCACATGTACGCGACCAGCGCGACGCTCAAAGTCGGCGTCTCGCACGTGCGGCCAATTCTGCCGGAACTGCTCAACTTTGTCGCCCAAGAACAATTTCCAGCGGAAGCGGTGACGACGCTGGTCGCCGATTGGGATGATGCGCCCGAGGCGTATAAGGCGCATACGACGAAGTTGGTGTTACAACGTGCGCCGCTGGGATTGGGCGGCTAA
- a CDS encoding efflux RND transporter periplasmic adaptor subunit, with the protein MNHTTTNPSMNIENLDPDEAGPPAPVPKVSAAVATLLFLTLSGAIAGVFLLGWFPKVRQHAALAEETHRLTHATPEVETMIPTPAAASVAVQLPGEIQAEEETVIFPRISGYLRKWHVDIGDQVKAGQLLAEIDTPEVDQQLQQAEATVEQLKARREVAETKLELARFTLERLQRLVISKAASQQAFDEGQAEFSVAQHQIKVADADIAAGMAELQRIKEMQSFAQVFAPFDGTITQRSIDLGQLVTSGNDQAQSLFRLERTDLLRVIVHVPQIYASGIKAGEEAPLVVRELPHKTFTGRVERTARAIDMQTRTMRTEIAVDNSAGLLLPGAYVRVQLHVERENPPLMVPASALIFNANGAQIAVVNSQDLIELRPVEVEMDQGTSLGISKGIEPGQRIVVNPGERLVEGMEVAVLAPVKDT; encoded by the coding sequence ATGAACCACACGACTACCAATCCCAGCATGAATATTGAAAACCTTGATCCCGATGAAGCCGGTCCGCCGGCGCCGGTTCCGAAGGTTTCGGCCGCCGTGGCGACGCTGTTGTTTCTGACGCTCTCGGGAGCGATCGCCGGCGTCTTCTTGCTCGGCTGGTTTCCGAAAGTTCGGCAGCATGCGGCGCTGGCTGAAGAGACGCATCGGTTGACGCATGCGACGCCCGAGGTCGAAACGATGATCCCGACGCCGGCCGCGGCGAGCGTCGCCGTTCAGTTGCCGGGCGAAATCCAAGCCGAGGAAGAAACGGTGATCTTCCCCCGTATCAGCGGCTACTTACGAAAATGGCACGTCGATATCGGCGATCAAGTGAAAGCGGGCCAACTGCTCGCCGAGATTGATACGCCGGAGGTTGATCAACAACTTCAGCAAGCGGAAGCGACCGTCGAACAACTGAAAGCTCGTCGTGAAGTCGCCGAGACGAAGCTGGAACTGGCTCGTTTTACGCTCGAACGACTTCAGCGGCTCGTGATTTCAAAAGCGGCGTCGCAACAAGCGTTCGACGAAGGCCAGGCTGAATTCTCGGTCGCGCAGCACCAGATCAAAGTCGCTGACGCCGACATCGCCGCAGGGATGGCCGAACTGCAGCGAATCAAAGAAATGCAGTCGTTCGCCCAGGTCTTCGCTCCGTTTGACGGGACAATTACCCAGCGTTCAATCGATCTGGGGCAACTGGTCACCTCGGGCAATGATCAAGCGCAGTCCCTCTTCCGCTTGGAGCGAACCGACCTACTACGCGTCATCGTCCACGTTCCGCAGATTTACGCCTCGGGGATCAAAGCCGGCGAGGAAGCTCCATTGGTCGTGCGGGAACTACCCCACAAAACCTTCACCGGCCGCGTCGAACGAACCGCCCGTGCGATCGACATGCAAACGCGAACGATGCGGACTGAGATAGCAGTCGACAATTCGGCCGGCTTGCTGTTGCCAGGCGCCTACGTCCGTGTACAACTGCACGTCGAGCGCGAAAACCCGCCGTTGATGGTCCCCGCGTCCGCATTAATCTTTAACGCCAACGGCGCCCAGATCGCGGTGGTCAATTCGCAAGACTTGATCGAACTGCGGCCGGTTGAAGTCGAAATGGATCAAGGAACGTCGCTGGGAATTTCGAAAGGAATCGAGCCGGGGCAAAGGATTGTCGTGAATCCTGGCGAACGGCTCGTTGAGGGGATGGAGGTCGCCGTGTTGGCGCCGGTAAAAGATACGTAA
- a CDS encoding efflux RND transporter permease subunit, giving the protein MWIVRLALRRPYTFVVASMLIAIAGAVSIRRMETDIFPEINIPVVAVIWTYEGIPPDQMEQRIVGSYERVLFSTVSDIEHVESQSLNGISVVKVFLQEGASVDAAISQIVATSQQALKSMPPGIFPPLVMRYNAANVPIVQASIGSESLTEQQLYDLATNSMRPGLAPVRGAQLTWPYGGKVRQIMIDIDPAKLHAWGISPGEVSEAVNAQNLILPSGSVKIGAQEMNVRLNGSPEAVEAIGDLPIKSVGSRTIFIRDIAAVRDGFAPQTNIVHVDGKRGVLQPILKSSGSTLDIVQGVRDRLPAVMATLPEEMNVTLLADQSIFVRHAVQGVLVEAGIAAGLTGAMILLFLGSWRSTLIIVISIPLAILASITIMGAIGHSLNVMTLGGLALAVGILVDDATVEIENIHRNLHMRKGLTTAILDGAQQIAMPAFVSTLCICIVFLPIGFITGAARALFVPMALAVVFAMFASYLLSRTLVPTMTRYLLAAEVERYSPDGHTATPGVFGQIHNGFNRLFDRLKGLYGSCLSWMLAHRAATLTLFALFAGGSFALAPMIGQDFFPSVDSGQIRLHVRAPAGTRVEETERHFARVVDTIHEIIPAHEIESIIDNIGIPNSGINLALSDGTLMSSADGEILVTLHHGHSPTAEHQKQLRRELQKRFPELTFFYKPPDIVTQVLNFGLSAPIDIQLTGPRRNQKENFEIAQQIRSRIEAIPGASDVRIHQVPFAPELRIETDRTLLSQLGISQYDVASDVLVSLSSSKQTNPNYWLDPKKGIQYPLVVQSPQRQLDSVSAITGTPITPRNANADSQLLGNLGYVKQDVGATNVTHYNVAGSIDILAGVDGADLGSVSAQINRVLDEFQDKLPRGTTIKVRGQVESMRSSFAALGYGVIFAIVLVYLLMVVNFQSWTDPFIVLMALPGAVSGILWMLFVTQTTINVPSLMGTIMCIGVATANSILLVTFANDQRQLGKNAHDAAWAAGVTRLRPVLMTAGAMILGMLPMSLGFGEGGEQNAPLGRAVIGGLMMATLATLILVPVIYSLLRVTPPKSQQEMDNLEEPAAV; this is encoded by the coding sequence ATGTGGATTGTTCGCCTGGCGCTACGGCGACCGTATACCTTCGTCGTAGCCTCGATGCTGATTGCGATCGCCGGCGCGGTCTCGATTCGTCGCATGGAGACCGATATCTTCCCGGAGATCAACATTCCGGTCGTCGCCGTGATCTGGACGTACGAAGGAATTCCGCCCGATCAGATGGAACAGCGGATCGTCGGCAGTTACGAGCGGGTCCTCTTTTCGACCGTCAGCGACATCGAGCATGTCGAGAGCCAATCGCTGAACGGGATCAGCGTGGTGAAGGTCTTTTTGCAGGAAGGCGCCAGCGTTGATGCGGCGATCTCGCAGATCGTCGCCACCTCGCAGCAGGCGCTGAAGTCGATGCCGCCTGGCATCTTTCCGCCGCTGGTGATGCGGTACAACGCCGCCAACGTGCCGATCGTCCAAGCGTCGATCGGTAGCGAGTCGCTCACCGAACAACAACTTTACGACCTGGCCACCAACTCGATGCGGCCAGGCCTGGCGCCGGTTCGCGGAGCGCAATTGACCTGGCCCTATGGGGGCAAAGTGCGGCAGATCATGATCGACATCGATCCGGCCAAGCTGCATGCGTGGGGAATCTCGCCGGGCGAAGTCTCGGAGGCGGTCAACGCCCAAAACCTGATCCTCCCTTCCGGTTCGGTAAAGATCGGCGCCCAGGAGATGAACGTTCGCTTGAACGGCAGTCCCGAAGCGGTCGAAGCGATCGGCGATCTGCCAATCAAATCGGTCGGCAGCCGGACGATCTTCATTCGTGATATCGCCGCCGTGCGAGACGGGTTCGCTCCGCAAACCAACATCGTCCATGTCGACGGCAAACGGGGCGTCTTGCAGCCGATCTTGAAATCAAGCGGTTCAACCCTCGACATCGTGCAAGGAGTCCGCGATCGACTTCCCGCCGTGATGGCGACGCTGCCGGAAGAAATGAACGTCACGCTATTGGCCGATCAGTCGATCTTCGTCCGGCATGCCGTGCAGGGGGTGCTCGTCGAAGCGGGAATCGCCGCCGGACTGACCGGCGCGATGATCCTGCTCTTTCTCGGATCGTGGCGCAGCACGCTGATCATCGTGATCTCAATTCCGCTGGCGATTCTCGCGTCGATCACCATCATGGGCGCCATAGGCCATTCGTTGAACGTGATGACGCTCGGCGGGCTGGCGCTGGCGGTCGGTATTCTGGTTGACGATGCGACGGTCGAGATCGAAAACATTCACCGCAATCTGCACATGCGGAAAGGATTGACGACCGCCATTTTGGACGGGGCCCAGCAGATTGCAATGCCGGCGTTCGTTTCGACACTCTGCATCTGCATCGTCTTTTTGCCGATCGGGTTTATCACCGGCGCCGCTCGCGCTTTGTTCGTGCCGATGGCGCTGGCGGTCGTCTTCGCGATGTTCGCCAGCTATCTGCTCAGTCGAACTTTGGTGCCGACGATGACCCGCTATTTGCTTGCGGCTGAAGTCGAACGCTATTCGCCCGACGGACATACGGCGACGCCGGGGGTGTTCGGGCAGATTCACAATGGCTTCAACCGGCTGTTCGATCGCCTGAAAGGGCTTTACGGCAGTTGCTTATCGTGGATGCTGGCCCACCGCGCGGCGACGCTGACCCTGTTTGCGTTATTCGCCGGCGGTTCGTTCGCGCTGGCGCCGATGATCGGGCAAGACTTTTTCCCGTCGGTCGACTCGGGACAGATTCGCTTGCACGTGCGGGCTCCGGCCGGAACGCGCGTTGAAGAGACCGAACGTCATTTTGCCCGCGTGGTCGACACGATCCACGAAATCATTCCAGCTCACGAGATCGAGTCGATCATCGACAACATCGGCATTCCGAACAGCGGCATCAATCTGGCGCTGAGCGACGGGACGCTGATGTCGTCGGCCGATGGCGAAATCCTGGTCACGCTGCATCACGGTCATTCGCCGACGGCGGAACATCAAAAACAGCTCCGCCGTGAACTTCAGAAGCGTTTTCCCGAGCTGACCTTCTTCTACAAACCGCCTGACATCGTAACGCAAGTGCTGAACTTCGGGCTCTCGGCGCCAATTGACATTCAATTGACCGGGCCACGTCGCAACCAGAAGGAAAACTTCGAAATCGCTCAGCAGATTCGGAGTCGCATCGAAGCGATCCCCGGCGCCTCCGACGTCCGGATCCACCAGGTTCCCTTCGCACCGGAACTGCGGATCGAAACCGATCGCACGCTGCTGAGCCAACTTGGCATCTCGCAATATGACGTCGCCAGCGACGTGCTGGTCTCGCTCAGTTCGAGCAAGCAGACCAATCCCAACTATTGGCTCGATCCAAAGAAGGGGATTCAGTATCCGCTGGTCGTGCAGTCGCCCCAGCGGCAACTCGACTCAGTCTCGGCGATCACGGGAACTCCGATCACGCCGCGTAACGCCAACGCCGACTCGCAATTGCTCGGCAATCTGGGCTACGTCAAGCAAGATGTCGGCGCGACGAACGTGACGCATTACAACGTCGCTGGAAGCATCGACATCCTGGCTGGCGTCGATGGAGCTGACCTGGGAAGCGTATCGGCACAGATCAATCGAGTACTCGACGAGTTTCAAGACAAACTCCCCCGCGGCACGACGATCAAAGTCCGTGGGCAAGTCGAAAGCATGCGAAGTTCGTTCGCCGCTCTCGGTTACGGCGTGATCTTCGCGATCGTGCTGGTCTACTTGCTGATGGTCGTCAACTTTCAATCGTGGACTGATCCTTTCATCGTGTTGATGGCGCTGCCAGGCGCCGTGAGCGGTATTCTCTGGATGCTGTTCGTAACGCAAACGACGATCAACGTTCCGTCGCTGATGGGGACGATCATGTGCATCGGCGTGGCGACCGCTAACTCGATTCTGCTGGTCACATTCGCCAACGATCAACGTCAACTTGGCAAGAACGCGCATGACGCCGCTTGGGCCGCGGGCGTGACGCGCTTGCGTCCCGTGCTGATGACCGCCGGCGCGATGATCTTGGGGATGTTGCCGATGTCGCTGGGCTTTGGAGAAGGGGGAGAGCAGAACGCTCCGCTCGGCCGCGCGGTGATCGGCGGGCTGATGATGGCCACGTTGGCGACCCTGATCCTGGTGCCGGTGATTTACAGTCTGCTGCGGGTAACGCCGCCGAAATCGCAGCAAGAGATGGACAATTTAGAGGAGCCTGCCGCCGTATGA
- a CDS encoding GntR family transcriptional regulator → MVKRQCMSDEIRDTLATRIYDGSLQPGERLIELAIAQEFGTSQTPVREALRELEAMRLVQSEPYKGTRVREITPREMAEAYLVRAILEQRAAELAAPRFQNSIDRLQQKVDEICESAARGDIDAYARSNMEFHRAIVAAADNQVLLQSWDALQFDARIRVNLFRKNKAIVDRAAEHQPIIDALARGDGDEAGRLLREHSESFAAVWAQEAQNPTSDSDAPTSSCSVEMSTTTD, encoded by the coding sequence ATGGTCAAACGTCAGTGCATGAGCGACGAGATCCGCGATACCTTGGCGACAAGGATCTACGACGGATCGCTGCAGCCGGGCGAACGTTTGATCGAACTGGCGATCGCCCAGGAGTTTGGCACCAGCCAGACTCCGGTGCGGGAAGCGTTACGCGAACTGGAAGCGATGCGTCTCGTCCAGTCCGAGCCGTACAAAGGAACCCGCGTTCGCGAGATCACTCCCCGCGAAATGGCCGAAGCCTACCTGGTGCGCGCCATTCTCGAACAGCGCGCCGCCGAACTGGCCGCCCCACGCTTTCAAAACTCCATCGACCGACTGCAACAGAAGGTCGACGAGATTTGCGAGTCGGCCGCCCGCGGCGATATCGACGCCTACGCGCGCAGCAACATGGAGTTTCACCGCGCAATTGTCGCCGCGGCTGACAATCAAGTGCTGCTGCAAAGCTGGGACGCGCTGCAGTTCGACGCGCGAATCCGGGTCAACCTGTTTCGCAAGAACAAAGCGATCGTCGATCGTGCGGCCGAACACCAGCCGATTATCGACGCGCTCGCTCGCGGCGATGGCGACGAAGCAGGACGCTTGCTCCGCGAACATTCGGAATCGTTCGCCGCCGTCTGGGCCCAGGAAGCGCAAAACCCCACGTCCGACTCGGACGCCCCCACCTCGTCATGCTCGGTCGAGATGTCGACAACGACAGATTGA
- the csrA gene encoding carbon storage regulator CsrA: protein MLVLTRKQQEKIQIGDDIVITILKVKGNSIRVGIEAPKDVRVVRGELPKSEMADDEQSAAAQPSEDSQSGLNPFLNAHNDGDDYRVLSFRISAEEPKHEPAQFEQPKARLQTMREFMANR from the coding sequence ATGCTGGTTCTGACCCGGAAACAACAGGAAAAGATTCAGATTGGCGACGACATTGTGATCACCATCCTGAAGGTGAAAGGCAATTCGATTCGCGTCGGTATTGAGGCCCCCAAGGATGTCCGAGTCGTTCGCGGCGAATTGCCGAAGTCGGAAATGGCCGACGACGAGCAGTCGGCTGCCGCTCAGCCGAGCGAGGATAGCCAATCGGGCCTGAACCCCTTTCTGAACGCCCATAACGATGGGGACGATTACCGGGTTCTCTCGTTCCGAATTTCGGCCGAAGAGCCGAAGCATGAACCGGCTCAGTTCGAGCAGCCGAAAGCTCGGCTGCAGACGATGCGTGAGTTCATGGCGAATCGCTAG
- a CDS encoding esterase/lipase family protein: protein MSVRKTPRNPLAGQLQLLSRQGPQATERTKQLLRQYDLEKYAEGDHREALDQLAQELEQEPTAEKTYAYAELCYIAGSRAEALGKKATALELFASCAAHSYYYLFDPKFARQDHIYDPQFRGACDLYNGSLESALRIVRAQGKLKPGSVYRITTPQHEFQVALQLSGRWNPEDFDHFEFASDYEVKGLRNQHRQYGLGVPLIAICKGAKTGKAEDKYLPPGLAYPLTAFLEVTPQKQTEGSSVHFCKIELYDPLMQNEVKIGNKTTPLEADISTPLAYYLDQPQFRDTDLATWGLLLPGHSETVQGLYMLEPYDPQKIPVVMVHGLWSSPITWMEMFNDLRAQPEIRDNYQFWFYLYPTGEPFWISATQFRRDLQKAREDLDPQHQALALDQTVLIGHSMGGLVSRWQTIDSQQDFWAMVSDQSPDKLQGTAQDKQQLMSMLFFEPSPSVRQVITLGTPHRGSDFANPTTKWLGRHLIALPESLTGAEKRLKEANPNYFRDAEMLAVATSIDSLAPDSPVLPKIIEAPKAPWVKYHTVIGVVDQDTWLGTFAGKSDGVVEYSSAHLEEAASELVVTADHANVHRHPRSILRVRSILRDHIEGLRQEYVAATQLGAPLHPAFPNSTVMQAGHSAPIQNSAPQGGYGGPSMSESLHLTPSK, encoded by the coding sequence ATGTCAGTACGCAAAACGCCGCGCAATCCGCTCGCGGGGCAATTGCAACTCCTCTCGCGTCAAGGCCCGCAAGCGACTGAACGGACCAAGCAGCTTCTGCGGCAATACGATCTCGAAAAATACGCTGAAGGGGACCATCGCGAGGCGCTCGATCAGCTCGCCCAAGAGCTGGAACAAGAGCCGACCGCCGAAAAAACGTACGCCTACGCCGAGCTTTGCTACATCGCCGGCTCGCGAGCCGAAGCGCTCGGCAAAAAGGCGACGGCGCTCGAATTATTCGCCTCTTGCGCCGCCCATTCCTATTACTATCTCTTCGATCCGAAGTTCGCTCGCCAGGATCATATTTACGATCCGCAATTCCGCGGCGCCTGCGACTTGTACAACGGCTCGCTCGAATCGGCCCTCCGCATCGTCCGTGCGCAAGGAAAGTTGAAGCCGGGCTCAGTCTATCGAATCACCACGCCGCAACATGAGTTCCAGGTTGCGCTGCAGCTTTCAGGACGCTGGAATCCGGAAGACTTCGACCACTTCGAGTTCGCTTCGGACTACGAAGTGAAAGGGCTTCGCAACCAACATCGCCAATATGGATTGGGCGTGCCGCTGATCGCGATCTGCAAAGGCGCCAAGACCGGCAAGGCGGAAGACAAGTATCTGCCGCCGGGGCTCGCTTACCCGCTGACCGCATTCCTGGAAGTAACTCCGCAGAAACAGACGGAAGGCTCGTCGGTCCACTTCTGCAAGATCGAACTTTACGATCCGCTGATGCAGAACGAAGTGAAGATCGGCAACAAGACGACTCCGCTCGAAGCTGACATCAGCACGCCGCTCGCCTACTACCTCGATCAACCGCAGTTCCGCGACACCGACTTGGCGACCTGGGGCCTTTTGCTCCCAGGCCACAGCGAAACAGTGCAGGGGCTCTACATGCTCGAACCGTACGATCCGCAGAAGATCCCGGTCGTTATGGTGCATGGATTGTGGTCGAGCCCGATTACCTGGATGGAAATGTTCAACGATCTCCGCGCTCAGCCCGAGATCCGCGACAACTACCAATTCTGGTTCTATCTCTATCCGACCGGCGAGCCGTTCTGGATCAGTGCGACGCAGTTCCGCCGCGACCTGCAAAAGGCGCGCGAAGATCTCGACCCGCAGCATCAGGCTTTGGCGCTCGACCAGACGGTACTGATTGGGCACAGCATGGGCGGTCTTGTTTCTCGCTGGCAAACGATCGACAGCCAACAAGATTTCTGGGCGATGGTCAGCGACCAGTCGCCGGATAAGCTGCAAGGAACCGCTCAAGACAAACAGCAGCTGATGAGCATGCTCTTCTTCGAGCCGAGCCCGTCGGTTCGCCAGGTGATCACGCTTGGCACGCCGCATCGCGGCAGCGATTTCGCCAATCCGACGACGAAATGGCTCGGCCGCCATCTGATCGCCTTGCCGGAATCGCTAACTGGCGCTGAAAAGCGTTTGAAAGAAGCGAACCCGAACTACTTCCGCGACGCCGAGATGTTGGCGGTCGCTACGAGCATCGATTCGCTGGCTCCCGACTCTCCGGTCTTGCCGAAGATCATCGAGGCGCCCAAGGCGCCATGGGTCAAATACCACACGGTGATCGGCGTGGTCGATCAAGATACGTGGCTAGGCACGTTCGCGGGGAAGAGCGACGGGGTGGTCGAGTATTCGAGCGCTCACTTGGAAGAGGCGGCTTCGGAACTGGTGGTTACTGCCGATCATGCGAATGTTCACCGACATCCACGCAGCATCCTACGCGTCCGAAGCATTCTACGAGACCACATTGAAGGACTGCGTCAGGAGTATGTCGCCGCGACGCAGCTAGGCGCTCCCCTTCATCCAGCGTTTCCAAATTCCACCGTGATGCAAGCCGGGCATTCAGCGCCGATTCAAAACAGCGCCCCACAAGGCGGCTACGGCGGTCCATCGATGTCTGAATCACTTCACTTGACTCCGTCCAAGTAA